The Dermacentor silvarum isolate Dsil-2018 chromosome 3, BIME_Dsil_1.4, whole genome shotgun sequence region GCGCACTTGGGCGAGCACTGGTGGTCTTCGGCCGGGTCGTTGCCTCCGCAGCCGCGGCACCTCTTCTTGTCAGGATTTGGGCAGACGTCGACTCTGTGGCCCAAGTCACCGCACCCGTAGCACACGTCGTTCTGCCGCCTGTATAGCGTGCAGCGTATTAGGCTTACGCCACACATGACATAATCCGGCACTTTCATGCCGTCGAAGAGCACTACCACCGTCGGGGTGTTTTTGATCCGCTTGGCTTCCAAGACCTTGGGATTTCTTTGATTCACGATCATGGCCTGAAGCTGGGCCTCGTTGATTTCGGGGTCCACTCCTCTGATGACCCCCTTGCACGTGTTGTCCGGCGCCGCAATGTATGCGGCCACTTTGAATGCGCCTTCTCTTAGGTGAAGCTGGTGAACTCCGGCGTATGCGTTCGCGTTCTTCTCGGTCGGCGTGGACacgacgagaatgttctgggCTGCGTTCGGGCAAACGATGTCTTCCTCGGTCTCGTTCGGCGTGAGCGAGGACGCCATTGCTAGCTCTTGCGCTAGGCGAATTTGACTCACTTTTTTCACGTTGAGGCCGTCTCTCAGCCTCACTATGATGTGAATGTGATCCCTCGGTAGCCGGGGGGGTCTCGATGCGGCGACGAGGCGCTTGAACGCGCTCTGCGGGCCGGCCGTGTGGCGGCCGCCCTTCGTCTCTGCTCGTTCCTCGTTGCCTCGGTCCGGAACGGTCGGTCCCGGTTTGGCCTTCTTGTTTCTGCCCATGGCCGTCGTCCAGCCCGGGCGATTCGCTTCTTGTCGGGAGATGTCCTCTCCCTCCACTACTGTCTCCATAGCGGGCATACTGCCGCGCACACGTACGAGCGAGGCCTGGGCCTGCTCGCTCCTCACCGCCGACGATAGGCCTAGTCCGATAGGGCTAGCCGAGCTGCGGCGTAGTCCGAACTAACACGTCTCGAAACTTGAAAAAGAGTACACTGACCGGCAAACATCATTCATCGGCGTGTTCCTTAGAAGAAACTGCGTCGAATTGTGCACATTTCGCTGCTAGGAATCACAAAAATAAGTCCGAAAACGTGTGCAGAAGCGGGAGCCAAAATATCCACGTCCGCACtggtcggcttcttcttcttcctccccaTTAACTGTCTATCTTTTTCATTTTCTTCATAGCTGGGACTTCTGCTAATATGCATAACAGTGTCATACTTATTCCTGCGATAAAATGTTTACATATtcttcttattgcgatagcaattatcatcatcatcatcatcagcctatattttatgtccactgcaggacgaaggcctctccctgcgatctccaattacccctgtcttgcgatagcgtattccaacttgcgcctgcaaatttcctaacttcatcatcgtggagcgtggagcagaggtagaatacccggcttcaaatctgaaggtcgtaagttcgaatcctactccagtccaccacactttcaggcatggagtggtgcctgacaccggcaatatatatatatatatatatatatatatatatatcgccgagagctagtggggctatactagttcaggtgcaaccaaactaggaaggcccactaagcttcatcaaagtcactccctcaccagaacaggaattggcctccctggtgcagttttcggccactacctccctcatgactccgacaattaacacatggccctcagttcccagtggctgcggagcacctgaccaaggcggcgatcagacctgctacgcggcagagggtgctaagaatctctgccaatgaaaactgaacctggcaacgttcaacacgcgcaccctctcgagtgaggctagcttagcaggactatttgaagaattatcaggcatttcctgggatattattggccttagtgaggctagaagaactggtgaggcttacacagtgctgactaacggccacgtcctctgctacagaggtcttccagataagaaagaatccggggtaggatttctagttcataacaacatagcgggcaacattgatgaattctacagcattaatgagagggtagcagtcgtcgtaataaagctgaatagtaggtacaaaatgaaggtagtacaagcctatgccccaacctctagtcacgatgatgaagaaatataagttttatgaagacgttgaactcgcaatgagaaaggtgcaaactcaggatactttagtcatgggtgacttcaatgcaaaagtggggaaaaagcaggttggtgagcaagcaattggcaactacggcatcgctactaggaatgcaagaggagagatgttagtagaattcgcggaaaggaataggctctgaataatgaataccttcttcaggaagcgcagcaagaggaagtggacctggaaaagccataatgaacaaacaaggaatgaaatagatttcatactctctgccgctccaagcatagtgcaggatgtagaagtgttaggtaaggttaagtgcagtgaccataggttagtgaggtcaaggatttctctcaatttgatagcaattatatgatcattcaaagaggatttctgccgtcgccgtcgccgtgaggttcaatatgacgtcaacggcgatgaaatcatcgccacgcgccggacgctgtatgtgcgagtgaaaaggcgcgagggacgcgcgctttcacggggagcgaacgcgcgttctgtgtcgtgctccctgaagggctgcagaattaagcgtctctttcctcctttacatatagaggaaacgcgacttcttccgtcgcgccaaAGGAAGTGGGTGGACaggagcgagggagggaggggaggcaacgtttagctgcggcaccaaatgcgtatttatataaaaaatttgtcgcagtttcaccctaaaggcgaagcaccaattgagatagcaaattggtggagagctacacggagtaaggatagtagttttatcagctgtattattaacttggacatgcagcagcaccagcaacgcgcagaactgttgtcgacgccatcggcgttttgcccgcgttcgcacggaacgcgcgcggcgttttgatataaatatgtatttggtgccgcagctaaacgtcgcctgccctccctccttcccgtctccccacagcctttcgcgcgacggaaaaagttgcgtttgctctctatctatggaaaggaggaaagaaacgcttaattctgctgcccttcagcgagcacggcgcagaacgtgcgtttgctctcaGACGTGCTTTCGTTcccagtgaaagggcgcgtccctcgcaccctttcactcgcacatatagcgtccggagcgcggcgacgatgtcatcgccattgacgtcatacggaacctcacggcgacggcgacgccgacagcagaaattgctttggaatgtccatataattgctatcgcagtaaaacgttgcgaggcgagaaggtggtaaagacttccgactctgctcgacgagtttcccgttctgatctcgtcgaaaacctccgagccaccccagaggccctggcaacagtcaccaacgccgcgcgcgtttggtgcgaacgcgggcaaaacggcgacggcgtcgacaacagttctgtgcgttgctggtgctgctgcatgtctagtttatacagctgataaaactactatccttactccgtatagctctctactaagttgctatcgcaattgatgcttcgcctttcgggtgaaactgcgacttttttcttctttgttcataATTTCCTAATCATTATGTGCATGACGCCGTATTTGACCTCGCTTTGCGTTATTGCTTTGTGTTTTTCATATTGAATCAATGTATGATCTGATTATTACCGTTCTGTGACAATACGTGATCAGCAACATACCCTGTTAGCAAAGAGCCTGCACTTCTGCTGCAGTAAATAAAAAGTGTGCTATTGTTATTTTACTTCATTTACTTGCTCGTTTCGTCTTCAAAACTACATAATTTCACTCTGTTTAGCTTCGCAAATCTTGAAGCACAATATTTTTCCGTAGTTCAGCGCTGCAAACCTTCGGAGAGGGACTGGAGCAGTGACTTTCTATTGCGGAGCAAGCGGTGCGTAGTCTTAtggagcctacatacaagcgcttgcatgtaggctccctaccacggtgtaagaagataggtgttccgacggcgcggccgcgctggggcgagagagcggccacttcgtgtgaccggaagtgagcaccgccgctaggggcagcacgcaTTCAGGAGGCCTtagagaagcggcacaacagtggataatttacgacctctgTCAGCATTTAAACAACCATAGCCAAAGATATGCactttttcgttatttagacgccaaatcctgagcaggtagaaggtttcatgccacttacagtcaaaataccgtcatttcgaacacgagggagacgcgtcgtctgctcgagcagacggcgcgctgcgcttaccactgctcgccgcgtcggagtcaatcggaatgtcggcataaatataaagggacgttcctccaaccaagtagagtcgtttcaagcaggcgaacgacatatattcatcgaaataaagcacttctgccgcgcgtgcccataaaagcgccagcaaagcgagtgAAAAAGTGGCCGCCAGAACAGGCGCTGCCCCTTGCGgtagcggcgtgcgtagagtcacattaagtggccgcgcctcgcgccgccgtcggatcaccttccttttttacaccgtgctcCCTACGTAgtcttaaaacccctatatataaaaagcatagagtttcatattactataactagagggcaatgtggcgctgcgatcgttcaactatcatgggaatgatgggaagtacaggctacggattggtattctgttgactggcaaactagtctacaggtattttttgtcagttttggtttcgctagttttgctccaagcgcagttgctacaatccgtagaacacaaacttacttgtggtaggaaaggttgctgcttcctggctgtagtctgctgtcgcaaacgggtaagcgcaaagccacgacataacagttgctggcgcgcacttcagaagaagcggtacgtcaacataaaatatagtgaagcatgctcgtaagaggccacaagcgtccaagatagcactgcagcagatgtgtttaaaagtactcgaagacgttcatcaatcgtgacagccgatgcagcctttcgaaagagcgagagagttcgcaagtgcgtctgcgagaaaagttcactttccccgcgtttgcagcgagcaggcgtcgtagcaaacgacacttgtaacatttttctcaaaggcgcaaaacttttctcataatacaaaacatttattcccacaaatatttgatgagtattttttatataagcacatgcacggttgttattgctgttgtgaaagtaaataaataattattcaatggcgctaaatcaggcagaacgatgcataccctggtggtaaaccatgcttcaatctcaaagtcatacaaactttattcaatgtattatgcattatataaaacacaacataaataaaactaatttttgcacgaaaatgttttaatacagcttcgtttactgcgccgcatgcaaacgccaccagtttcaagacagaagtcaatccgaagcctgtacttcccatcattcccatgtaggttgaggcgacgttcaggagaacccccgtagacactagcgccacttttccctctaggttttttatttagaaactctatgataAAAAGTaacgccatccacttccctcctcctccgttccactatcgcgctcggcgcgaccagcgctatcgaggcgcgatatcgacagtggcgccgcctgcgtcgggcctgccgtggcagacgacagctcacgcgctaccagaggaaatccgaggaaaacttcgatcgcgccctgcgaaGAAGTTTTttaggcgcgattttgcttcgtcagtcagtaactggtcttaataatgccgttttggaagtagcaacgcaatGATGCGaaacggcgcaaatatcaagtgtgcagcaagcgtttgcgcacgccggatggtaaacaaaaaaagccttttgccctcgccttgtcggttgcggcaacttaaggtgcagcagcatgccatcacaacgaagttcttgtccataacacgtttgatccgtttgtgcgtacagcactttcgtcgcacaggcccgagaatggcagttggagcacgctggaaagaaaaaaatatacaaaagcgcaacgcgtgcttccacgtgacacggattggccaatgggggagcggaggaggctggggcgacaggaggcggcaaggaggaaacgccggggtgagcgcggtggcggcaagatctaagaatggcgctactttttatatatagaggTTTTACGTAGTCTCAGAAGTTAGCGCCACCTCGCGGAAAGCCGGAGAAACACAGCGGTCCCGGGCGAACAATAGGAGCGCGGCCGACATGTCAGGCATCTCAGAGTAGAGGATCGCGCTGgttcagttcgttctcgtgaaaacaaCGCAAAGAGACGGTCTCTTATGGAGcggctcctccagcttacgctctgactgtgctgcgtgtgcagcgAAGGCCTGTGACTTTGTTACGTGCCAGCGTAGATGCCCCGCTTGTCAAATCGCCAAGATTATGTTTGTTGctgcgagggaagcgagcgccggaggaggaaggcgcctggaggtggagaagagaatcgccacGTTCgtgccctttccgtttgtgcttcgacgtcacggtgctcgctgtgcatgttcgcgacgtccatacgcttgcgcgtaacccgcgtttacgaagtgaaacgtcactgtaacctTTTGTACCTGAAAGAGCATGCATTAGTAATAAGTTTCGTGAATTATCACGCATGGTAGTGATCGTCCGGTCACAACAGGACTGCAGTGAAAGAAAGCATTTACAACTGCAAAATTACGCTTGCTTTGATTCAACAGTATCGCGGATACATGTTTCCCATGTCTTGCATGTCGCAAAGTCACGTTGTGCTTTGCTATAAGTAAAGCTAGAAAGCACGCGTTAAACTGAAGCCCCTATGCGCAAGAAAGTGTCTGTATTTGCGGCTCCCAAGAATTTCTTAGATGATATGTCACTATGTCAGACACTAATACACAGTTAGCGAAGAGCGCCGTGAGACGCGTACGGTATACGACGATAAAATGCCACTTTTAATTACGTACAGTCGAATTAACGAGTCCAGGTTCAAGCGCAACCCGGTTTTTCTCTTTCGACTTTACCTATAAATCAATTATTCAGAAAGGAAATTTACTTGGTTATGTCGCGTGCAAGCAACTTGCTGGGCTGGTTGCTGGGCCTTTCAACAGGGACTGCGTACGTATGTTGGTAATGTTTTCCAACAGGTGTCCCCACAAAATTGCTTAAACCGCATTCCCCGTCGTAATAATTTAATGAGGAACGTTGTCATTCGCAAGCATCGCATCAAATTCTGTgtgacttcgtcctgcagtgtacataaatataggctgatgatgatgatgaggtttCACGAGAGAGGGATAAGGCGCACAGCTTTGCCGCGCTATCGCTGTACGCTTTTCGCAACTTTCGATGCTCGTTGAGCCTGATGCATTGTTCTTGTCATATTTCAAATATTACACAGTATGCTATACTTTCGTTGCCTTACAGAAATAATGAAGAGCCTGGGAACAAGTGCTGCCGGTATAGTGAAAGAAATAGAATCCAGCCTTGGTCAAGGAGGAGCACCAGGTTCCGGTACGGACGGTAATGACAGCCCGCCAGGCGTAGGCAGCACTGGAACAGGGATTGCGTCCTTGTTTGGACTAAGTGGTAACGGAGGTCCTTCGAGTACGGGAAGTAGTGGAACAGCGGGAATTCCTGGCCTAGGTGGCGGTGGAAGCGGAATGATCCCTGGTATGGGAGGCACTAACAAAGGGACAGGCTCAGGTACGAGTGGAAGCGGAAGTTCGTCGGGAACGGGTGGTGCTGCAAGTGGTGCAGGAGGAAGTACTGGTACTGGGGGGATCGGAAGTACCCCAGGTGTCGGAAGCATCGCAGACATCGGAAGTATCCCAGGCATCGGAAGTACCCCAGGCATCGAAAGTATCCCAGGCATTCCAGGCATCGGAAGTACGCCAGGCATCGGAAGTATCCCAAGCATTCCCGGCACCGGAAGTATCCCAGGCATCGGAAGCACCCCAGGCATCGGAAGTATCCCAGGCGTCGGAAGTATCCCAGGAATCGGAAGTATCCCAGGCATCGGAAGTATCCCAGGCATTCCAGGCATTGGAAGTACCCCAGGTATCGGAAGTATCCCAGGCATCGGAAGTATCCCAGGAATCGGAAGCATCCCAGGCATCGGAAGTACCCCAGGCATCGGAAGTGTCCCAGGCATCGGAAGTATACCAGGCATTCCAGGCATCGGAAGTACCCCAGGCACCGGAAGTACCCCAGGCATAGGAAGTATCCCAGGCACTCCAGGCATCGGAAGTACCCCAGGCATTGGAAGTAACCCAGGCACCGGAAGTATCCCAGGCATTCCAGGCATCGGAAGTATCCTAGGCATCGGAAGTATCCCGGGCATTCCAGGCATCGGAAGTATCCCAGGCATTCCAGGCATCGGAAGTACCCCAGGCATCGGAAGTACCCCAGGCATCGGAAGTACCCCAGGCATCGGAAGTATCCCAGGCATCGGAAGTAACCCAGACATTCCAGACATCGGAAGTATTCCAGGCATTCCAGGCATCGGATGTATCCCAGGCATTCCAGGCATAGGAAGTACCACAGGCACTGGAAGTATTCCAGGCATCGGAAGTATCCCAGGCATTCCAGGCATCGGAAGTACCCCAGGCATCGGAAGTATCCCAGGCATCGGAAGTATCCCAGGAATCGGAAGTATCCCAGGCATTCAAGGCATCGGAAGTACCCCAGGCATCGGAAGTACCCCAGGCATTGGAAGTATCCCAGGCATTGGAAGTATCCCAGGCATTCCAGGCATCGGAAGTACCCCAGGCATCGGAAGTACCCCAGGCATCGGAAGTATCCCAGGCATTCCAGGCATCGAAAGTACGCCAGGCATCGGAAGTATCCCAAGCATTCCCGGCACCGGAAGTATCCCAGGCATCGGAAGCACCCCAGACATCGGAAGTACCCCAGGCGTCGGAAGTATCCCAGGAATCGGAAGTATCCCAGGCATCGGAAGTATCCCAGGCATTCCAGGCATCGGAAGTGCCCCAGGTATCGGAAGTATCCCAGACATCGGAAGTATCCCAGGAATCGGAAGCATCCCAGGCATCGGAAGTATCCCAGGCATTCCAGGCATCGGAAGTATCCCCAGGCATCGGAAGTACCCAGGCATCGGAAGTATCCCAGGCATTCCAGGCATCGGAAGTATCCCAGGCATTCCAGGCATCGGAAGTACCCCAGGCATCGGAAGTGTCCCAGGCATAGGAAGTATCCCAGGCACTCCAGGCATCGGAAGTACCCCAGGCATCGGAAGTAACCCAGGCACCGGAAGTATCCCAGGCATTCCAGGCATCGGAAGTACCCCAGGCATCGGAAGTATCCCAGGCATTCCAGGCATCGGAAGTACCCCAGGTATCGGAAGTATCCCAGGCATCGGAAGTATCCCAGGCATTCCAAGCATCGGAAGTACGCCAGGCATCGGAAGTATCCCAGGCATCGGAAGCACCCCAGGCATCGGAAGTATCCCAGGAATCGGAAGTATCCCAGGCATCGGAAATATCCCAGGCATTCCAGGCATCGGAAGTACCCCAGATATCGCAAGTATCCCAGGCATCAGAAGTATCCCAGGAATCGGAAGTATCCCAGGCATCGGAAGTATCCCAGGAATTGGAAGTATCCTAGGCATCGGAAGTATCCCAGGCATTCCAGGCATCGGAAGTACCCCAGGCATCGGAAGTGTCCCAGGCATCGGAAGTATCCCAGGCATTCCAGGCATCGGAAGTACCCCAGGCATCGGAAGTATCCCAGGCATTCCAGGCATCGGAAGTATCCTAGGCATCGGAAGCATCCCGGGCATCGAAAGAAGTGACAAGGACAGTCTTGGTGGATAGAAGATCGCTGACAAGGATCTGTGATACAGGCTCGCCAGATGTGCTAGGCATCGCGTCAATGCTCCACATGGAATGGGCGAATAATGCCAAACAACAGAGGGAAGGGTGACTGAGGAACAGGAATTTCTTGGAAACCAAACGAACGCCTCTGTTTCTTTGTTACCTGTTGtgtgaataataaataaaataaaaaagaagaccTAAAGGAACAGAGTTATTTGGTTTCTTGATGTTAACAGTGGTTCCAAGAACCACAAGCTATTATCATGCTTATacagaagaagtagtttaatgatttgaaaatgtagagaggtcggccggaaaatggaacatctggcctgctactctatgTAAggaaaggggaagaggggaagaaagagggtcacaatgggggatgacagtgggaggaacgaggtgagaGGACCCATTGCATAAATATTATCACACTCGTGAGCCCAGGTCCGtatcgcctaagaaacgtgaaatagcacgcattgtctctgtcgtctgccaactctgtggccatgggcccagcaagaggtcttccggcagtggtccattgtataaatgcctcaaggtagctgccagtgtcagtcttgcgcgcgcatactcagggcacaccacgagcacatggtctatagtctctataacaccactcACTGAACAGTCcagggagtctgtccgtccaatgatgtgcaagtatttgcgcgtgaaagcgacgcctaatcgcagtctgtgtatcaggcatgtatgagggcgtggaattccacgcattTCACATGCAATAAGACGTGCACAGGCAATTTTCTTATATTTTTATTAGATGCGTTAGTTCACTGtatttatttgtgtatttatTAATTGGTTTTGCGAGCCAATTCAACGAAGTTGAGAATTTACGGAAGCAGCATACATGCGCGAGTTTGTGTACAAGTAACATGTCGgagtattgggggcgagctcgaccactggaaaagctggcgccaccatcgGCGTGAAGTGGTacgagggatcacgtggacacagcagccgcgtcgtctgcttcggaagtgCCGAAGTGAGCTTATAACggaagtttagtcccacctgcgctacagttctgattaagtggggatgttgtCTAGCTTCGCGTGTCTGCTTCataacacttgaaagcactataacaggtagtggctgcctttgaaggcgttcGACATGCTACACTaatgctcggtaccgcagtgtcGGACGCgcacgcaacggagcccggtgtcagccttcacacgtacccgcaggccaagctgcatgtagcttggattgcgtaacttagaaccggcaagcagccattgGATACAACTCAGGTGTGTAGGAAGagcttccgcgaggaagatttctgcta contains the following coding sequences:
- the LOC125943962 gene encoding histidine-rich glycoprotein-like, giving the protein RDRLRYEWKRKFVGNGWCCKWCRRKYWYWGDRKYPRCRKHRRHRKYPRHRKYPRHRKYPRHSRHRKYARHRKYPKHSRHRKYPRHRKHPRHRKYPRRRKYPRNRKYPRHRKYPRHSRHWKYPRYRKYPRHRKYPRNRKHPRHRKYPRHRKHRKYPRHSRHRKYPRHRKYPRHRKYPRNRKYPRHSRHRKYPRHRKYPRHWKYPRHWKYPRHSRHRKYPRHRKYPRHRKYPRHSRHRKYARHRKYPKHSRHRKYPRHRKHPRHRKYPRRRKYPRNRKYPRHRKYPRHSRHRKCPRHRKYPRHSRHRKYPRHRKYPRHRKHPGHRKK